TCGTATTGTCCTCAAGAAAGATACGCTTCTGCCTGATGCCTGCCTCTCCTCCGTCGACGCGCAGGCGTACACTCTTCTTGCCATTCTGAAAGTCGAGCTGGGCAACTTCGACATGACCCTGCTGAGAAATAGGTTCCCAATAAGTCTGAAAATCCGGACCTTCGAATCCAGCGCCACGGATTTGTTCGGCGAAGAGGCCGTCTTCGACCGAGTGATTGATGTGCTCCAGAAATTGGCCGTAGATGCGTTTGTCGATGGGTACGGACGCGCGATCTGTATCAATCACGAGGACAGCAACACGGGATTCCTCCGCAGCAACAGTGGCAATAACTGAATTGGAAGCAAGTGACGCGGTGACGGCGGCTGCAGTTGAGTGGATGAGGAAGTGTCGTCGATTCATAGGGAGCGGAGTCCTCGACTTGAGTTGGCTAGATGGCTCGAATTGTCGAACTTCGAGACCTGTTCGGCCCCGCTATCATCGTCCTGCAAACGCGGCCATGCTCTTTGACTGTCGCACTTCACACGGTGTGGTCCGCATGCCCTGTTCGCGACGCCAGGATCCGGTCGAATGGATTATGCCAATATGATCCTGCGAGCTTCTCCATCGGGATCATCCGACATACGGCATTGGTTATTCCAGATCATCGTCCTGTTCATTTCAGGGTCGGTAGGCTCCCATCTCAGGCCAGGTATGCTCGGATTTCCAGTTGCTGCAAACGTTGCCCATGATGCAGCCATCTTTCTCGCTAGTGCCTGCGCCTCGGGTGTGTTGCCCGTTCCCTGCTCGCAGCGCTTGGTGTTATCAAAGCAGAATTGGAGATCGGCGGTGTGCCACGCGCCCGGTGCGCCATCGAGAATCTGTGTCTGCCAGGTGAAGTAGTAGGTGTAAGCAGGAGCGGCTTTGAGTTCGTGCTTCAATCGCGCCATCTTCACCACGTTGTTGCGCATGGATAGCCCGTTCAATCCTGGATTGCCGCTGCATATGTAGGACAAGGTTCGAATCTGTTTTTGCGGATAGGCCTTCTTCAGAGCGGCTACAATGGCCGTTGCCTTTTCGTCGCCGTAAGCTTTGGTCAGGCTCGCATGCCACTCTTCTTCCGTAGGCTTAGAGGACATGCGGTTGCCTTCTTCACTGACGGAGCCAATTAAAATGGGCACATTCTTCGATATCTCAGGCGCAGCATCGAAGAAAGACCGCATGTTGATCACCTTGCCGTCTACACACGGTGACCACCCGACCCGCGGTGCACCCGGCGCTCCCGGTCCCATCATCGGCGGCCCCGGCGGATTAATCTTCGCCGCTGCAGCATTGCCTGCTGCAAACAGCTTCGCCCACTCCATCTTCTGTAGGGCCCCAATATCATTCGGCGCAAGCCCGAGCTCTTTCATCACCTGCCGGGCTAGTTCTTTCTGCTGATCCCTGCTGGGAATATTCCCGCCTCCGCCCGACTGCGCCGAAGCCCGATGGAACAACCCCACCGCCGAAGGCATGCCCATCAGCGTCGTCACCTTCGACCCGCCGCCCGACTGTCCGTAGATCATCACCCGATCCGGATCGCCGCCAAAGTTTTCGATGTTCTCGTGAACCCACTTCAGCGCTGCAACCAGGTCCGTCATCCCCACGTTCGCCGAGTCCTCATACGCCGAGCCGCCAATCTCCGCGGCATCAAAGAACCCAAGAATGTTCAGGCGATGATTGACAGAGACCTGCACCACGTCATGGTGCCGCGCCATCTGTGCGCCTTCATGCGAGGGCAATTCATAGGACGATCCGAAACTGAACCCTCCTCCGTGCATGTAAAACATCACGGGACGCTTACCTGTCAGGCTCGGCGTCCAGATATTAAGCTTCAGCATGTCCTCGCTTTGCCAACCGTCGTCCCAGTCAAAGAGGAACGTTTGCTCGATGCCCGTCCATGCATGCAGATTCTGGGGGCAATTGGCTCCGTACACCAGCGCTGGATATTCGTCCGTCCAAGGTGCGGGCGGCTTTGCGGGGAGCCAGCGATTCTCCCCAGCCGTGGTCTCGCCATAAGGCACTCCCTTGAACGTAAGCACACCGCCGTCGACAAACCCACGCACCTTTCCATACTGCGTCTTCGCAACCGCCGAGCGCGGCGTGGAGCAGTTGCCAGGCTCTTGATGTGCCGCGGTCTTGATACTGTCGGAGGCGAGCGCGGATTGGCCGGTTGTGATGTTTACTGCCGCAGATGCGGAAAGAAGCAGCGCCTCGCGGCGGGTGAGAACAATACGGTTTGAAGATCCCGACATGAATGCTCTCCTTTGCATATCTCCTGCCGCATAACCAGACAGATCTTTTTTGCAGCGCAATTGCAGAACCCGTGTTACTTATTTTCAGACGAATGAGTGATAATTGCAGACCTTGTGAAGATGTTAGCGGCAACCTGTCGTAAAGCATAGATTCCGGTTGAAGAATGGCAGCACGTGGTTCTGGAAGCGATCAGCCACAGCGCTCGTGTGCGTGCCAGAGTATATCTCAAAGCTGTTTGCAACCCCATAGTTATCGAGAATCTGGTGCAGTTTGGTGGCGTCGAAGCGCAAACCATCTTGATCGCCGACATCCATCGCAATGGCGCGGTACTGCTTAAGATTTCCGATGTACTGATCTACGAATGCCAGCGGGGCATTGGCTGCATATTTTGCCATGATCTCCGGCTGCGGCACACCGTCCTTCGTTGGCAGATCGAAGTAGAGCGGCGGGTTCTTCGGATCGGGCGCCCAGGCTGCCGCCGTCGCGTATTGGGCCGATTGGAAGCCCGGCGACTGGGCGGCGAGGTCGGTCGGGGATTTCGCCGCCGAAACTTTCTTCTCGTTGGCAATCGCCCGCTCCTTCATTTGATCGGCTGGCCCAGGTCCACCGCCAGCCATTGGAGACATACAGCACGGGCTCATGATATAGAGTGCGCCGAATACATCGGGGTGTTTCATGCCGATGCGGGAAGCGCCGTATCCACCCATGGAGTGGCCGGCCAATCCTCTGCTCTGCCGATCCGGGATGGTGCGGTAATGCGCGTCGATGTAGGCAACAACATCGCGCGCGACATAATTCTCAAAATCGCCCGTCGTGGCAGAGCTTGAATACATGGAGCCGTTGTAAATCGTCTTGGAATCGGGCAGGACGACGATCATCTCCTTCGCCCCTTTCGCGAACGCTCCTTCAACGGTCTGCGGGACATGAATCTCATGCGTCCACTGCTCGGCTCCGATCGAGTATCCGTGCAACGCATACACCACCGGATAGCGGCGCTTCTTGTCTTTCTCGTAGCTCGGCGGCAGAAAGACAATGACATCTCGATCGACGGCCTCGCCCTCGAGGTTTCCTTCAAGAGACGCACCATGGATCTTGATGTGCTCCACGGCCACCGGCTTTGCGCCCGGCACGGGGTCGGGCACAAGCGTCTGCACCTGGGCGCGGAGCGTCCCCGCTGGTGCGGTAATCATGACAAGTGCGATGACGATTGACAACGGAACGGTTTTCATCTGGACTCCTTGCTCGAAGGCGGACTACTGCACTGGATAGGAATAAATGTTGACGCTAAATGGGCATATAAACAGTGTTCCGGGCAGTGCCCCGAGCGACTGCTCCTCGACCTGAACCTCGGGCGTTTTATCTACCTGAACCGTCGCATCGATTTTGTCCGGGGCCATGCGCCACAGTCCGGAAGGTCGCAGCGATGCGCCAATTCATCGCAGGAGCAGCTCCTCGGTATCTGAGAACAGCAAGAGCCAAACGAAACACATCTCCCCTTTGCGCACTTCAGCAAACGCTTTCTGAATTGTTGGCCCCGGGGCCGTCCTAGAAAGCGTCGTTGATCTCCAAAAATGGAACCACCTGACTATACAAAGGACAGGACGAAGAGTACAAGCTAAAAAATCGCTTTATTTATGCAGATCCGCCGGTATAGGATACCGATGCTTCTATTTCCCTCAGAGACAGAGCTTTGAAAACATTTTCTGTCACGCAGGTGCATGATGCGAACAATCGGAATCGTGATGTTGTTAAGTGCAAGCCTTTGCCTTGCTCAGGGCTCGGGCGATTTCAAGCCAGCTTCATCCAACGTTCTTGACGCCCAGTTTCCGCAGGTCGATAGCAGCTCGCGTGTCCAGATTCGCTTTAGGGCGCCCGATGCGACTAAGGTGCGGATCAATTTCTGGAGCGGCGAGAAAGCCGACATGGAGAAGCAGCCGGACGGGTTCTGGACCTTCACGACAAAATCCATGGCGCCCGGCCTTCACTACTACACGATCGTCGTCGACGGCGCAGAGGTCAGCGACCCGGGGAGCACAGCTTACTTCGGAGGCAGCAAATGGGCAAGCGCCGTTGAAGTTCCCGAAGCGGGCGCCGACTACTATCTACCTAAGGAAGTGCCACACGGCCAGGTGCGGGAAGTGTGGTATCACTCCAGCGTGACAGGGACGTGGCGGCACGCTCTGGTCTACCTGCCGCCGGACTACGACGCGCAGACGAAGACTCGCTGTGCAGTTCTCTATCTGCAACACGGCGGCGGCGAGAACGAAACCGGATGGATCCGGCAAGGCAAAGCAAATTTCATCCTCGACAACCTGATCGCGAGCGGCAATACGAAGCCGATGATCATCGTCATGGCCAATGGTTATGCGAGCCGCGCGGGATATGTCGTTCCTGACCTCACAGGAAAACCATTCGGTTCGCCAGAGTTCACTAAGGTCATGCAAGAGCGGATGAGCGCCTTTGAAGACGACATGACCCAAGCACTGATCCCATTTATCGATAAAACATTCCGCACAATTCCCGATCGCGATCACCGCGCCATGGCGGGTCTTTCCATGGGCGGGATGCAAACCTTTCAGGTCACCTTCGATCATCTCGATCTCTTCTCCTATATCGGCGGGTTTAGCGGTGCAGGCAATCCTTTCCTGGCGGGCAATAACAAGTTCGACGTGAAGACCTCATATCACGGAGCTCTGGCCGACCCCGCCGCATTCGCAAAGCGCGTGCACCTGCTGTGGATCGGCGTGGGCACCAATGAGCCAGAGCGTATGAAGACAGGGCTGGAGAGCCTGCACACCTCGCTGGATGAAGGAGGAGTTCAGCATATCTTCTACGAATCGCCCGGCACCGATCACGAATGGCAGACCTGGCGGCGCGACCTGAACGACTTCGCACCGCGACTATTCCAGCCGGTCGGTCAACAATCACGAGTGGATCATGGAAGGTAGAGTGAACCCCACCTTCGTTCCGGCGCATTCAAAGGCGATGATCCGTTCTTCTAAGCTGTTTGCGATTGCAGGTCTTTCCATCATGGCGGGATTGATCGGTCAACTCACCCCGGCGCAGACCGCTAACTCACGCGAGGTCCTTTGGTACCGGACTCCTGCGCCTGTGTGGGATAGTGCTCTGCCCATCGGCAACGGGAGGCTCGGCGCGATGGTTTTCAGCGGAGCCAACGCAGGTGCCAACAATGGAGACCGGCAGGCCTTCCCGAAGAATGCTCCGTTGATGGATGGGGCGCAGACTTCAGGTGAGGATGAACATCTGCAGCTCAACGAGTCCTCCCTCTGGAGAGGCAGCCGCGCCGATCGGCTTAATCCGCGCGCTCACGGCGCGGTTCCAGAGATTCGCAAAATGCTGCTCGACTCCAAAGGGTTGGATGGGGCGAAGATTTCTGCTGCCGAGAAGATGGCTCAGGATGAGATGATCGGCGTTCCGCCGGGAATGCCGGGTTACAGCACGCTGGGCGATCTGTACTTGCGCGCGACGAAGCGTGGCGCAATCGACGACTATCGCAGACAACTGGATCTTGGCACTGGGATCGTGCGCGTGACCTATACGATGGATGGTGTTCGCTACACGCGAGAAGTGTTCGCGTCGGTGCCGGACGATGTCATCGTGGTGCGACTCATGGCAGACCGCAAAGGGGCGATCGCCTTTCGCGCGAGCATGGACCGGCCGGATGATTTCAGCGTGGCTGCGCGCGGAGAGGACAGGCTGATTCTGCGCGAGGGAGCTGATCACAAGGATCAGATTCGGTTTGCAGGCGAGGTGCTGTTTCTGCCCACAAGCGGTTCAGTGCATGCAGAAGGCTCAGAGATTGTGGTAACAGACGCAGATGCCGTAACTGTGTTCATCGCAGCGGCCACCGATTTCAAAGGAGGTCCCTTTGCGGGTGGCGATCCTGTGGCAAGGTGTGAGAGTGTCTTGGGTTACGCACAAAAGCGGAGAGCCGAAGAGATTCTCACCAGGCAGGAGGCGGTCTATCAGCAACAATTCCGACGCATGGTGCTGCACCTCGGTGCGACGCAGAAGGTCAGTGAGGACCTGCCCACCGACGAGCGGGTGAAACGCGTGAGCGCTGGAGCTGACGATCTGGGGCTGCAAGAGCTCTATTTTCAGTTTGCCCGATACTTATTAATCAGCTCGTCGCGGCCGGACGGATTGCCGGCTAACTTGCAGGGGATCTGGGCAGCTGGCATCGACAATCCATGGGGATCTAAATACACCATCAACGTCAACACGGAGATGAACTACTGGCTCGCAGAGCCGGCGGCCCTTGGTGAAACGGTATTGCCACTGATCAACCTCATTGACATGGTTCGCGATCCCGCCAGCGGTACCGGGTCACAAGTCGCGGGGCAATACTACGGAGCCCATGGATTCATGATCCACCACAATACCGATCTCTGGGGCGACGCTGAGCCTATTGATGGCTATCAGTGGGGAGTGTGGCCGATGGGAGGCGCATGGCTTTCTCTTGCGGCATGGGATCATTATGCATTCTCGTCCGATAAGCAGTTCCTGCGAAAACGAGCATGGCCAATCCTGCACGATGCTTCGACATTCTTCCTCGACTATCTCGTGAAGGACGATTCCGGCCATCTGGTCACAGGTCCTTCCATCTCTCCGGAGAACCGTTACACCCTTCCGGACGGAACAAGTCATTCGCTCACCATGGGCCCCACGATGGATATCGAAATTGTGCGAGAACTCCTCCAACGCACACTCGATGCAGGGCAAATTCTCGGGGAAGATCCGGCTTTTCTGGAACGGTTGGAAGAGGCTCGCAGCAAGCTGCCGCCCTTCAAGATTGGCCGGCTCGGCCAGTTGCAGGAGTGGCAGCAAGACTATGATGAGCCGGAGCCGGGTCATCGTCACATATCTCATCTATGGGCGCTCTTTCCTGGAACGCAGATCTCGGTGGAGCACACTCCTGAACTTGCCAAAGCGGCTCAGGTTTCTCTGGAACGGCGCCTGTCCTTTGGCGGAGGACAGACAGGATGGTCTCGTGCGTGGGTGGTGAATTATTGGGATCACCTTCATGACGGAAAGCAAGCCTACGACAGCCTGCAAGTCATGATCCGTCAATCGACATTCCCCAATTTGATGGACACGCATCCTCCAGGGCTATTCCAGATCGACGGCAATCTAGGGGCCGCAAACGGAATGCTTGAGACTTTGGTCCAATCGCGTTGGATGCCCAAAACAGTGGAAGTTGCACTGCTCCCCGCGTTGCCGGAGGAGTGGAAAAGCGGATCCGTTGAAGGCTTGTGTCTTCGTGGCGGCTCTACTTTGTCCATGCATTGGGCGGATGGAAGGATTGTCTCCTTACGGCTTCATGCCGCGCAGGATGGATCGATCAGGCTTATGCTTCCGCAGCATGCGTCGATCCTGAGTGTTCACACCCTGGCTGGAAAACGTCAGGATGTGGCGGCGGATGGCGGGTTCAAACTCAAAGCTAACACCTCGTATGAAGTGAGCTTGCAATGATTTTCGATCACTTCGCGATTGGTGCAGTCAGGCCGATGGTTATTCTGACACGCTAGGGCCTATTTCGCGACCGACTCAACTGTCCCTGCGACGGGAAACAAACACCAGCCAAACAGAATGTCCATCGTGGTTGGCAGAAGTGAAGGAGCAGCGCGATCCACTTATGAATATCCGAATTCAATTGTGTTTTCTCTTGGGACTGATCTCCGGTTCAACTCTCTTCGCTGCCGATTTCTCCATGAGGGTGACCGACAAGAATTACCTGAATACTCAGGGTTTCAGCGTGTTTCTGTACGACAGCACGTACCATCCAGTTTTCGTAGACCAGAAGAACACTGCCATGGAGATGATTCTCCACGGGGCACGCATTGCCACCAACGGCGACGTGCGCCTGATGCCAACGCCCGAACAGTGGGATCTGGTGGCGACCCTCAAAGGCCGCCACGCCGATAAGGCGAACAACCGGCTCACCGCTGACCTCGCTTTCCCGTCCTTCGATCTCAGCTATACCCTGGAAGTCGCTGCGGAACCAGGTGGCGTGAAGGTCAGCATCAATCTAGATAAGCCGTTATCTGAGAAACTGGCCGGGCGGGCGGGCTTCAACCTGGAGTTCCTGCCCTCGATCTACATGGGTAAGTCTTACCTTGTAGACGGAACCAAAGCCGGCATCTTTCCGCGAACGCCGAACGATCCGATGGTCAAGGTGTTGCCGTTGGCCGATGAGCCGAAGAAGGCGTACTACCTGGAAGATTGGGACAAGGCCAAGGGATACACGCAGCCGCTGCCATTTGCCGAGGGCAAGAGCATCACCCTGGGTGTCGATGACACGCTTGCCCGGGTCAACGTTGTTTCGGACACGGCGAACCTTATGCTCTTCGATGGACGCGATCGCGCGCAAAACGGCTGGTTTGTATTGCGTTCGCTGATCCCTTCCGGCAAAACTTCTGGGGCTATCGTGTGGCACATTCACCCCGATGTGATTCCGAACTGGACGCGCCCGCCGATGATTGCGCACAGCCAGGTTGGTTATGCGCCGGATTTCTCCAAGGTTGCGGTCGTCGAACTCGATCCCCAATACAACGGGCCGAAGACGGCCAAAGTGCTGCGCCTGATGGAGGATGGATCTTATAAACAAGTGTTCGAGGGCCCGATCACGCCTTCAACGCCCTGGCTGCGCTACGTTTATTCGAAATTCGACTTCACGCCGGTCAAGGACCCCGGTCTTTATGTAATCGAGTATGCAAACCAACGTACGGCGCCCTTCCCCATCTCCAAGGACGCTTACGCGAACATCTGGCAGGACAGCCTGGATCATCACATTGCGGAGCAAATGGATCATGTTTCCGTTCGCGAAGGCTACCGCGTGTGGCACGGCGCCTCGCATTTGGATGATGGCCGTCTCGCACCCGTGGTTGGGGAGCAATTCGATGGCTGGAATCAGGCCGCGGCAACAGACGGGAAATATAAAGGCGGCGATCACATTCCCGGGATGAACGTCGGCGGCTGGTATGATGCCGGCGACTACGACCTCGAGGAGCCTGCGCAGCTAAGCGTAATTCAGAGTCTGGCTCTGGCGTACCGCGAGTTTGATCTCAAGTACGACGAGCTTACTGTCGATGAAGGGGCGCGTGAGGTCGAGATGCATCGTCCGGATGGAGTGCCGGATACGGTGGAGCAAGTGAAGCACGGCGCGCTATTGATCCTGGCGCAGTTTCACAATATCGGCCACTCAATCCGCGGCACTCACGAACCGGATTTGCGCCAATATACCCATCTGGGCGATGGAGCGTCGAAAACCGACGGCCGCATCTATGACTCTAAACTTGGTCCGAATGAAGTGAGGGGGGATTACTCGGGCAAGCCGGACGACCGTTGGATTTTTTCCACAACAAACCCGTTCTTTCAGTGGAATGCCATTGCAGCGCTGGCTGCAGCGTCTGATGTGCTGAAAGGCTATGACGCCGCACTCGCAAAAGACTGCCTCGATACCGCAATTAAGGCATGGAACGACGAGAAGGCTCACCCGACGCCGTCTCCGGTGAGCGGGGCTGGCGGAGGAGCTCCGGCAAATGCTCCCGCAGCGGGCGTGTTGGCGGCGTCTCAGGGTGTGGTGTCTGGCTCTCATACGGGCGCGGCGACGGCTTCTAGCGGAACCGTTGCCCAACCGACTCCGGCAACTCCGCCAGCGCCTCCTGCTGGCCGTGGCGCGTTCAGCGTTGGGCAGGACTGGGCCGCGGCTCTGGAATTAACGATTGCCACACATGGCGCCGAGCCCTACAAGTCCCGCCTGAAGGAGTTGTTCCCTCAGATGATCACCTCCCAGCAGATGGGCTTCCGTGGCTGGACGGCAGTCCGGGCGTTGCCTTATCTGGACGCTAGCGCAAACGATCAGCTGCGGGAAGCGGTGAAGACCTACGTGGCGGATTTGAACAAGCAGTTGGACGCCACGCCGTTCGGTGTGCCCCCGAGCTTGGGCACCTGGGGCGGATCTGGCGCCGTGGTCGACATGGCTATCCGGATGTACTTTCTGCACAAGACGTTTCCGGATCTTGTGGGCCCCGAATATACGCTTCGCGCCGTCAATTACGTTCTTGGCACGCACCCGGTTTCCAGCACTTCGTATGTAGCTGGCGTCGGTACGGTCTCGAAGACGAAGACGTATAGCAACAACCGCGCCGACAATGCTTACATTCCAGGCGCCGTGATTCCGGGATACATCGTCATCAAGCCGGATTTCCCGGAGTGCATCGACGACTTCGGATTCCTTTGGTTCGAGGATGAAGCCGTCGTTGCCGGATCGGCAAGCTGGGTCCTGGCCGGCAACGCTGCGGACGCGATCACTAAGGAAGCAAAGTAACATTGGTGATGAAAACGGCTGGTCGGTCCTCTCCGGCCAGCCGCAAACGCACCTAAGTATCCTCGATCTAAAAGCACCACGGACCTCAACGTGTCGATCCTGATGCAATCGGTTACTCGTGATCAGCTACAGCAAAGCGTTAAAGCAATCAATATAGAGACGTTGCCGGTTGAGGCCCTGCGTTGATCGATGCATTCTGAGACGAATGGGACGAATGCTTGCGTTTGCTTCGAATATTGGCACAATGGAAGCAGAGGTGGATCATGTGTCCTACTGCTGTCCTCACGCCCTGAATTCCGTCTGAGCGGAAGCTGAGCTCGCCAGACAGACAAAGGATATCCTCACTCTGCGCATAGGAAAGAATGCGGCGCTCGATCTGCGTGCCATAAACTTCGCATCGGAGCCGACGGTGAAAATTCCGGCATCTGCCGCGCGTCTCCTGACTGGACAAGGATCAGTCACACGCTTACCAGGACTGATGGCAGGCAGACCTTGGCTACTGGATTCCTAATCTGTCAGCCATCCTGATTAAATCTGCCAGCGAATGTGCTTGCATTTTGCGCATGATCTGCCCCCGATGGACGCGGATCGTGATCTCACTTGTGCCAAGGTCACCAGCGATTTGTTTGCTGAGTCGACCCGCGACAACGAACGGCAGAACTTCTCGCTCACGGCGGGTCAACTTGGAGCAGTTCTCTTGCAGTTCGGCCAGTTGCGATTTGTTGGCCTCCTCCGCGACAAGCGCCATCTGCACTTCGCGGGAGAGGCGCGCCTCGATCACGCGAAGTGCCCTCTCGGCGGCTTTGCGTTGTTCGTTTTCCTTCCTCAACTCGTCCTTCGCAATCGCCAGCTCTTCCTTTTGCTGAGTACGCTCGGAATTGAGTTCTTGAGCAATCGTGCGTTCGCTCAGCAGCTGAGCTTCTCGCAGCCCAATCGCCGCTTGGTTCGCAGCAATGTTGAGAAGCAACCGTTCGGATTTGCTCGGAAAATCGGATCGGTCGGAACCGGCGACGAATACACCCTTTCGCCCATCAGAACCGAAGGGAAATGCCGCAAGCGCGAACTGGCCATCTCCGTGCCGACTGCTCAGCACAGAGGATCGAGTTTTCGGATCTTTCCTGAGCCATTGTCCGAGCACCTGACGAAGACCATCATCGCTCTCGATCGTATTTCTCCAGCCGGTGACCCGAATCCTCTCGATCCGTTTGCCGTCTGGGAGATTCACGCCCGCATATACAAAATCCAGCTCGAAAATACGACAAATGGCGTCAGTTAACGTTTTGATGACATGATCCTGTTCCTGGCCTGCCCATATGGCCGGTAATGCGAGGATCCCGATAAGGTCATTGAGACACGCCTTCAGCCCGACGTCACCGTAGGTCTCAATAGTCTTTGTGCCGCCAGAAGTCAACGCTACCCCACTCTCTTTAGCCGAGTCGGCTTCCTATTACGCAGCTCTTCCAGGAACTCCTGAGGCGGAACGAAGAATGGATTCTCACGAAGCATTCCGCCAATGATGACCAGCGGATGGGTCCTCATCACGTCAACAATGATGTCGGCCGTAAACCGGCTGAGGTCGTAAGTGCAGATGACCGGATTAATGGGCTCGC
This portion of the Acidicapsa acidisoli genome encodes:
- a CDS encoding glycoside hydrolase family 9 protein — its product is MKEQRDPLMNIRIQLCFLLGLISGSTLFAADFSMRVTDKNYLNTQGFSVFLYDSTYHPVFVDQKNTAMEMILHGARIATNGDVRLMPTPEQWDLVATLKGRHADKANNRLTADLAFPSFDLSYTLEVAAEPGGVKVSINLDKPLSEKLAGRAGFNLEFLPSIYMGKSYLVDGTKAGIFPRTPNDPMVKVLPLADEPKKAYYLEDWDKAKGYTQPLPFAEGKSITLGVDDTLARVNVVSDTANLMLFDGRDRAQNGWFVLRSLIPSGKTSGAIVWHIHPDVIPNWTRPPMIAHSQVGYAPDFSKVAVVELDPQYNGPKTAKVLRLMEDGSYKQVFEGPITPSTPWLRYVYSKFDFTPVKDPGLYVIEYANQRTAPFPISKDAYANIWQDSLDHHIAEQMDHVSVREGYRVWHGASHLDDGRLAPVVGEQFDGWNQAAATDGKYKGGDHIPGMNVGGWYDAGDYDLEEPAQLSVIQSLALAYREFDLKYDELTVDEGAREVEMHRPDGVPDTVEQVKHGALLILAQFHNIGHSIRGTHEPDLRQYTHLGDGASKTDGRIYDSKLGPNEVRGDYSGKPDDRWIFSTTNPFFQWNAIAALAAASDVLKGYDAALAKDCLDTAIKAWNDEKAHPTPSPVSGAGGGAPANAPAAGVLAASQGVVSGSHTGAATASSGTVAQPTPATPPAPPAGRGAFSVGQDWAAALELTIATHGAEPYKSRLKELFPQMITSQQMGFRGWTAVRALPYLDASANDQLREAVKTYVADLNKQLDATPFGVPPSLGTWGGSGAVVDMAIRMYFLHKTFPDLVGPEYTLRAVNYVLGTHPVSSTSYVAGVGTVSKTKTYSNNRADNAYIPGAVIPGYIVIKPDFPECIDDFGFLWFEDEAVVAGSASWVLAGNAADAITKEAK
- a CDS encoding alpha/beta hydrolase-fold protein — its product is MMRTIGIVMLLSASLCLAQGSGDFKPASSNVLDAQFPQVDSSSRVQIRFRAPDATKVRINFWSGEKADMEKQPDGFWTFTTKSMAPGLHYYTIVVDGAEVSDPGSTAYFGGSKWASAVEVPEAGADYYLPKEVPHGQVREVWYHSSVTGTWRHALVYLPPDYDAQTKTRCAVLYLQHGGGENETGWIRQGKANFILDNLIASGNTKPMIIVMANGYASRAGYVVPDLTGKPFGSPEFTKVMQERMSAFEDDMTQALIPFIDKTFRTIPDRDHRAMAGLSMGGMQTFQVTFDHLDLFSYIGGFSGAGNPFLAGNNKFDVKTSYHGALADPAAFAKRVHLLWIGVGTNEPERMKTGLESLHTSLDEGGVQHIFYESPGTDHEWQTWRRDLNDFAPRLFQPVGQQSRVDHGR
- a CDS encoding glycoside hydrolase family 95 protein, whose amino-acid sequence is MEGRVNPTFVPAHSKAMIRSSKLFAIAGLSIMAGLIGQLTPAQTANSREVLWYRTPAPVWDSALPIGNGRLGAMVFSGANAGANNGDRQAFPKNAPLMDGAQTSGEDEHLQLNESSLWRGSRADRLNPRAHGAVPEIRKMLLDSKGLDGAKISAAEKMAQDEMIGVPPGMPGYSTLGDLYLRATKRGAIDDYRRQLDLGTGIVRVTYTMDGVRYTREVFASVPDDVIVVRLMADRKGAIAFRASMDRPDDFSVAARGEDRLILREGADHKDQIRFAGEVLFLPTSGSVHAEGSEIVVTDADAVTVFIAAATDFKGGPFAGGDPVARCESVLGYAQKRRAEEILTRQEAVYQQQFRRMVLHLGATQKVSEDLPTDERVKRVSAGADDLGLQELYFQFARYLLISSSRPDGLPANLQGIWAAGIDNPWGSKYTINVNTEMNYWLAEPAALGETVLPLINLIDMVRDPASGTGSQVAGQYYGAHGFMIHHNTDLWGDAEPIDGYQWGVWPMGGAWLSLAAWDHYAFSSDKQFLRKRAWPILHDASTFFLDYLVKDDSGHLVTGPSISPENRYTLPDGTSHSLTMGPTMDIEIVRELLQRTLDAGQILGEDPAFLERLEEARSKLPPFKIGRLGQLQEWQQDYDEPEPGHRHISHLWALFPGTQISVEHTPELAKAAQVSLERRLSFGGGQTGWSRAWVVNYWDHLHDGKQAYDSLQVMIRQSTFPNLMDTHPPGLFQIDGNLGAANGMLETLVQSRWMPKTVEVALLPALPEEWKSGSVEGLCLRGGSTLSMHWADGRIVSLRLHAAQDGSIRLMLPQHASILSVHTLAGKRQDVAADGGFKLKANTSYEVSLQ
- a CDS encoding response regulator transcription factor codes for the protein MTSGGTKTIETYGDVGLKACLNDLIGILALPAIWAGQEQDHVIKTLTDAICRIFELDFVYAGVNLPDGKRIERIRVTGWRNTIESDDGLRQVLGQWLRKDPKTRSSVLSSRHGDGQFALAAFPFGSDGRKGVFVAGSDRSDFPSKSERLLLNIAANQAAIGLREAQLLSERTIAQELNSERTQQKEELAIAKDELRKENEQRKAAERALRVIEARLSREVQMALVAEEANKSQLAELQENCSKLTRREREVLPFVVAGRLSKQIAGDLGTSEITIRVHRGQIMRKMQAHSLADLIRMADRLGIQ
- a CDS encoding alpha/beta hydrolase is translated as MKTVPLSIVIALVMITAPAGTLRAQVQTLVPDPVPGAKPVAVEHIKIHGASLEGNLEGEAVDRDVIVFLPPSYEKDKKRRYPVVYALHGYSIGAEQWTHEIHVPQTVEGAFAKGAKEMIVVLPDSKTIYNGSMYSSSATTGDFENYVARDVVAYIDAHYRTIPDRQSRGLAGHSMGGYGASRIGMKHPDVFGALYIMSPCCMSPMAGGGPGPADQMKERAIANEKKVSAAKSPTDLAAQSPGFQSAQYATAAAWAPDPKNPPLYFDLPTKDGVPQPEIMAKYAANAPLAFVDQYIGNLKQYRAIAMDVGDQDGLRFDATKLHQILDNYGVANSFEIYSGTHTSAVADRFQNHVLPFFNRNLCFTTGCR
- a CDS encoding carboxylesterase/lipase family protein encodes the protein MSGSSNRIVLTRREALLLSASAAVNITTGQSALASDSIKTAAHQEPGNCSTPRSAVAKTQYGKVRGFVDGGVLTFKGVPYGETTAGENRWLPAKPPAPWTDEYPALVYGANCPQNLHAWTGIEQTFLFDWDDGWQSEDMLKLNIWTPSLTGKRPVMFYMHGGGFSFGSSYELPSHEGAQMARHHDVVQVSVNHRLNILGFFDAAEIGGSAYEDSANVGMTDLVAALKWVHENIENFGGDPDRVMIYGQSGGGSKVTTLMGMPSAVGLFHRASAQSGGGGNIPSRDQQKELARQVMKELGLAPNDIGALQKMEWAKLFAAGNAAAAKINPPGPPMMGPGAPGAPRVGWSPCVDGKVINMRSFFDAAPEISKNVPILIGSVSEEGNRMSSKPTEEEWHASLTKAYGDEKATAIVAALKKAYPQKQIRTLSYICSGNPGLNGLSMRNNVVKMARLKHELKAAPAYTYYFTWQTQILDGAPGAWHTADLQFCFDNTKRCEQGTGNTPEAQALARKMAASWATFAATGNPSIPGLRWEPTDPEMNRTMIWNNQCRMSDDPDGEARRIILA